One genomic region from Streptomyces sp. NBC_00457 encodes:
- a CDS encoding flavodoxin family protein, which produces MAHSGRPTIAIAFHSGYGHTAVVAEAVARGAAGAGAEVVSISVDTITDEQWEQLDAADAIIFGAATYMGTASAAFHAFAEASSRRWFSHVWVDKLAAGFTNSGAKSGDKSSTLGYFATLAAQHGMHWISLGLLPGWDSTTGSEDDINRLGFFMGAGAQSPTDAGPEAVHKSDIATAEHLGARVTRQAAIFRAGRAALPA; this is translated from the coding sequence ATGGCCCATTCCGGTCGCCCCACAATCGCCATTGCCTTCCATTCGGGCTACGGCCACACAGCCGTCGTCGCCGAAGCCGTGGCGCGTGGCGCAGCGGGAGCCGGCGCCGAGGTGGTCTCGATCTCCGTCGACACCATCACCGACGAGCAGTGGGAGCAGTTGGACGCCGCCGACGCGATCATCTTCGGTGCCGCCACGTACATGGGTACCGCCTCCGCGGCCTTCCACGCGTTCGCCGAGGCCAGTAGCAGGCGCTGGTTCTCCCATGTCTGGGTGGACAAGCTCGCCGCGGGCTTCACCAACTCCGGCGCCAAGAGCGGCGATAAGTCCTCCACCCTGGGCTATTTCGCCACCTTGGCCGCCCAGCACGGCATGCACTGGATCAGCCTGGGTCTGCTGCCGGGCTGGGACTCGACCACGGGCAGCGAGGACGACATCAACCGGCTGGGCTTCTTCATGGGTGCCGGCGCCCAGAGCCCGACCGACGCCGGTCCGGAAGCGGTCCACAAGTCCGACATCGCCACCGCGGAGCACCTGGGGGCGCGTGTCACGCGCCAGGCCGCGATCTTCCGCGCCGGACGGGCCGCCCTCCCCGCCTGA
- a CDS encoding nuclear transport factor 2 family protein, with protein sequence MSESPDLALIRRVYESRMAPEVTKEVMAPDFVWDITPGFPNSGVYHGWDSVAKDFFGRTMPNYESFGAGPEEFYADDEGHVFVFGHYHAQTKTGNKADVRFIHLWTVRDGKAVSMRQAADSHVLQEALKG encoded by the coding sequence ATGTCCGAGTCCCCCGACCTCGCCCTCATCCGCCGGGTCTACGAATCCCGGATGGCGCCCGAGGTCACCAAGGAGGTCATGGCCCCGGACTTCGTCTGGGACATCACCCCTGGCTTTCCGAACAGCGGCGTCTACCACGGCTGGGACAGCGTGGCGAAGGACTTCTTCGGCAGGACGATGCCGAACTACGAGTCGTTCGGCGCGGGTCCCGAGGAGTTCTACGCGGACGACGAAGGCCACGTCTTCGTGTTCGGGCACTACCACGCCCAAACCAAGACCGGGAACAAGGCCGACGTCCGGTTCATCCACCTGTGGACCGTGCGTGATGGCAAGGCCGTCAGCATGCGGCAGGCCGCCGACAGCCACGTCCTCCAAGAAGCCCTCAAGGGCTGA
- a CDS encoding alpha/beta hydrolase translates to MSGHHLGFGESWRKNRRWRTKAEKRKEAMVKNVSFKNKAVKISGHLHLPDNFREDEQYPALVGAHPAGGVKEQTIGAYAKRLAAQGFVTVVYDSSYQGESGGEPRLLEDPTTRVEDARCAADFLTTLPFVDSERMGVFGICAGGGYAISVAQTERRFKAVATVSAAPMGEGSRGFLGHMSPVAEQIGTLEMVAQQRTAEARGGAPLYAPFVPEKLDDIDENTPDLLREGFDYYRTPRGQHPNSKGRFLPTSMDKMFAFSAFDQIPELLTQPMLLIAGSKADTKVFSDQAYELSKGPKELFVVEGATHIAMYDVPEYMDQAVTKMVDFFAVL, encoded by the coding sequence ATGAGTGGACATCATCTCGGCTTCGGCGAATCATGGCGGAAGAACCGCCGGTGGCGGACCAAGGCCGAGAAAAGGAAAGAAGCCATGGTCAAAAATGTTTCCTTCAAGAACAAGGCAGTAAAGATTTCGGGACACCTTCATCTGCCGGACAACTTCAGGGAAGACGAGCAGTATCCGGCTCTCGTCGGTGCTCATCCGGCCGGCGGGGTAAAGGAACAGACCATCGGTGCCTACGCCAAGAGGCTCGCTGCGCAGGGATTTGTCACCGTGGTATACGACTCCTCATACCAGGGAGAGAGCGGTGGCGAACCCCGCCTCCTGGAAGACCCGACGACCCGGGTGGAAGACGCCCGCTGCGCAGCCGACTTTCTTACCACTCTTCCGTTCGTCGACTCCGAGCGAATGGGAGTTTTCGGTATTTGCGCCGGGGGCGGCTATGCAATCAGTGTGGCGCAGACCGAACGTCGCTTCAAGGCAGTGGCCACCGTCAGCGCGGCTCCCATGGGCGAGGGTTCCAGAGGCTTTCTGGGGCACATGTCCCCGGTGGCCGAGCAGATCGGAACGCTGGAAATGGTTGCCCAGCAGCGCACGGCGGAAGCGAGAGGAGGCGCACCCCTCTACGCCCCATTTGTTCCAGAAAAGCTGGATGACATCGACGAAAACACACCGGACCTCCTGCGTGAAGGATTCGACTACTACAGGACGCCCCGAGGTCAGCATCCCAACTCCAAGGGCCGCTTCCTGCCGACCAGCATGGACAAGATGTTCGCCTTCTCGGCGTTCGACCAAATTCCGGAACTGCTGACCCAGCCGATGCTCCTCATCGCAGGGAGCAAGGCGGACACAAAGGTGTTCAGCGATCAGGCCTACGAGCTTTCCAAGGGGCCGAAGGAGTTGTTCGTCGTCGAAGGTGCGACTCATATCGCGATGTACGACGTGCCCGAGTACATGGATCAGGCGGTCACCAAGATGGTGGATTTCTTCGCCGTCCTCTAG
- a CDS encoding amidohydrolase family protein: MSSGLIDVHAHLLPDFYVQQTTAAGHAHPDGMGGWPTWSVRTHLDLMDRNDIKTAMLSMSSPGVHFGDDKAARLLARHVNEYTAELTRDHSGRFGNFVSLPLPDVDGSLEEIAFAFDELDADGVALLTHTHGVYLGDRRLGPIFAELDRRRAVVFLHPTSPVCWEQSALGRPRPMVEYIFDTARTVTDLVMAGVLTRHPNMRVIVPHCGGAVPVLADRINEFMRLFLPSEQAPSLDAVQQLRGLYYDMAGTAFPRQIPALLELVDPDRVLFGSDYCWTPPPLADAHIAAIDATESPVEGTTWRSLTTANAQRLFPGTAR; this comes from the coding sequence ATGTCCTCCGGCCTCATCGACGTCCACGCCCACCTCCTGCCCGACTTCTACGTCCAGCAGACGACAGCGGCGGGCCATGCGCATCCCGACGGCATGGGCGGCTGGCCCACGTGGTCCGTGCGAACCCACCTGGACCTGATGGATCGCAACGACATCAAGACCGCGATGCTGTCCATGTCCTCCCCCGGTGTGCACTTCGGCGACGACAAGGCGGCCCGTCTCCTCGCCCGGCACGTCAACGAGTACACCGCCGAGCTGACCCGGGACCACTCGGGCCGCTTCGGCAACTTCGTGTCGCTTCCCCTGCCGGACGTGGACGGCTCCTTGGAGGAGATCGCATTCGCCTTCGACGAACTCGACGCCGACGGCGTGGCCTTGCTGACGCACACTCACGGCGTGTACCTGGGCGACCGGCGCCTCGGCCCCATCTTCGCAGAACTCGACCGCCGCCGGGCCGTGGTCTTCCTGCACCCCACCTCGCCGGTGTGCTGGGAACAGTCGGCACTCGGCAGACCGCGGCCGATGGTTGAGTACATCTTCGACACCGCCCGTACCGTCACGGACCTGGTGATGGCGGGCGTCCTGACGCGTCATCCGAACATGCGGGTGATCGTTCCGCACTGCGGTGGCGCGGTTCCCGTCCTGGCCGACCGCATCAACGAGTTCATGAGGCTGTTCCTGCCTTCGGAGCAGGCGCCCTCCCTCGATGCCGTGCAGCAACTGCGCGGCCTGTACTACGACATGGCGGGCACAGCCTTCCCACGCCAGATCCCCGCGCTGCTGGAGCTCGTCGATCCGGACCGCGTGCTGTTCGGCAGCGACTACTGCTGGACGCCTCCCCCACTGGCCGACGCCCACATCGCGGCGATCGACGCGACCGAGTCACCGGTGGAGGGGACCACGTGGCGTTCCCTGACGACGGCCAACGCACAGCGCCTGTTCCCGGGGACAGCGCGGTGA
- a CDS encoding Na+/H+ antiporter has translation MIGLELVVLLGVAVLVGQVVAQRLGVAPPVVLLVVGALVGLVPAVRQTQLPPEVVLLLFLPVLLYWESLTTSMREIRSNLRGIVLLSTVLVILTAGAVAVAGHALGLPWGPAWALGAAVAPTDATAVGVLARALPRRQVTVLRAESLVNDGTALVIFGLSVGITVGEEHLTLPHVGALFLLAYGGGAAIGVVVAWINMNMRRRLDDPLLGNLVMILAPFTAYLLAELVHASGVLAVVVSGLIMAHVAPSLIRAEHRRQALAFWPLLTFIINGALFVLVGVELQYAVRHLNRSDLQDALIAVGVISVVLVADRFAFLFSSAYLIRVIDRRPEQRLRRISHRSRVVSGFAGFRGAVSLAVALSVPETLDSGAPFPDRAFIVFVTSGVIVVTLVVQGLLLPGVVRWARLPHDTSVDEEEVLADSTATEEAIRALPRLAAELGATPKVTEWLRQEYEAHLATVRARGAGTDDDPALLHNRHYTDLRLALITHKRATVVRLRDSSQIDDTVLRRLQVALDSEEVRLAGREPVE, from the coding sequence TTGATCGGTCTCGAACTCGTCGTACTCCTGGGCGTGGCCGTGCTGGTCGGCCAGGTGGTCGCACAGCGCCTGGGCGTCGCACCGCCCGTCGTGCTGCTGGTCGTGGGTGCCCTGGTCGGGCTGGTCCCCGCCGTGCGGCAGACGCAACTTCCGCCGGAGGTGGTGCTGCTGCTCTTCCTGCCGGTGCTGTTGTACTGGGAGAGCCTCACCACCTCCATGCGGGAGATCCGTTCGAACCTGCGCGGCATCGTCCTGCTCAGCACGGTCCTGGTGATCCTCACCGCGGGTGCCGTCGCGGTCGCCGGGCACGCGCTCGGGCTGCCGTGGGGACCGGCGTGGGCGCTGGGCGCGGCGGTGGCGCCGACCGACGCAACCGCGGTCGGCGTGCTGGCCCGCGCTCTGCCGCGCCGTCAGGTCACGGTGCTGCGTGCCGAAAGCCTCGTCAACGACGGCACCGCACTGGTCATCTTCGGCCTGTCGGTCGGTATCACCGTCGGCGAGGAACACCTCACCCTTCCGCACGTGGGCGCCCTGTTCCTGCTGGCCTACGGCGGCGGGGCCGCCATCGGCGTGGTGGTCGCCTGGATCAACATGAATATGCGACGCCGCCTGGACGATCCCCTGCTGGGCAACCTCGTCATGATCCTGGCGCCCTTCACGGCATATCTGCTCGCCGAGCTGGTCCACGCCTCGGGTGTCCTCGCGGTCGTGGTCAGTGGGCTGATCATGGCCCACGTGGCCCCGAGCCTCATCCGCGCCGAGCACCGCCGCCAGGCGCTGGCCTTCTGGCCGCTGCTCACGTTCATCATCAACGGCGCGCTGTTCGTCCTGGTCGGAGTGGAACTCCAGTACGCGGTGCGCCACTTGAACCGGTCCGACCTCCAGGACGCCCTGATCGCGGTCGGAGTGATCAGCGTGGTGCTGGTCGCCGACCGGTTCGCGTTCCTGTTCTCCTCCGCCTACCTGATCCGCGTGATCGACCGGCGCCCCGAGCAGCGGCTTCGGAGAATCAGTCACCGGTCCCGCGTCGTCAGCGGATTCGCGGGCTTCCGTGGCGCGGTGTCGCTCGCCGTGGCGCTCTCCGTACCGGAGACCCTCGACTCCGGCGCCCCCTTCCCCGACCGCGCCTTCATCGTCTTCGTCACCTCCGGCGTCATCGTGGTGACCCTCGTGGTGCAGGGACTGCTGCTGCCGGGCGTGGTCCGCTGGGCGCGGCTGCCGCACGACACCTCCGTCGACGAGGAAGAGGTCCTCGCCGACAGCACCGCAACCGAGGAGGCCATCCGGGCCCTGCCGCGACTCGCCGCCGAACTGGGCGCCACCCCGAAGGTCACGGAGTGGCTGCGCCAGGAGTACGAGGCCCACCTGGCAACCGTACGGGCCCGAGGCGCGGGCACCGACGACGATCCCGCCCTGCTGCACAACCGTCACTACACCGACCTCCGCCTCGCCCTGATCACCCACAAACGCGCGACCGTCGTCCGCCTGAGGGACTCGTCACAGATCGACGACACCGTGCTGCGCCGACTTCAAGTCGCCCTGGACAGCGAAGAGGTGCGGCTGGCCGGACGCGAGCCGGTGGAGTGA
- a CDS encoding dioxygenase family protein — translation MVDTDGNAVTGAEDDVWHASPDGLYENQDPEQAEWNLRGRFFSDEEGMFAFRGIKPSGYPIPMGGPVGELLTALQRHLFRPAHVHALIHKPGYKTIASQLYSHDDPILETDAQFGVVRSLVGTYVRHEHEPVPDPVVTEPWYSLEFTFVVEPGEAWLPTPPVSAKRDSTPYLPRGTL, via the coding sequence ATCGTCGACACCGACGGAAACGCGGTCACGGGCGCGGAAGACGACGTCTGGCATGCGTCGCCGGACGGCCTCTACGAGAACCAGGACCCCGAGCAGGCCGAGTGGAATCTCCGGGGCAGGTTCTTCAGCGACGAGGAAGGAATGTTCGCCTTCCGCGGTATCAAGCCCTCCGGTTACCCGATACCGATGGGCGGGCCCGTGGGCGAGCTCCTGACCGCGCTCCAACGCCACCTCTTCCGGCCGGCTCATGTCCACGCGCTGATCCACAAACCCGGTTACAAGACGATCGCGTCCCAGCTCTACAGCCACGACGACCCGATCCTGGAGACCGACGCCCAGTTCGGCGTCGTGCGGAGCCTCGTCGGCACGTATGTGCGCCACGAGCACGAGCCGGTACCGGACCCGGTTGTAACCGAGCCTTGGTACAGCCTCGAGTTCACCTTCGTCGTCGAGCCGGGCGAGGCCTGGCTGCCGACCCCGCCCGTGTCGGCCAAGCGCGACAGCACGCCGTACCTTCCGAGAGGAACCCTGTGA
- a CDS encoding alpha/beta fold hydrolase, whose amino-acid sequence MVALGTQALESMPAEQLQQTLGYVAAGAADGSSEQTDLVGQVDVRDDLAGITAPTLVISTTDDRLTSTTLHRHLAETILGAHLAEIATGHLPMLERTEEWLQLITDFLDKHHA is encoded by the coding sequence ATGGTGGCCCTCGGCACCCAGGCACTGGAATCGATGCCGGCCGAGCAACTGCAGCAGACCCTCGGCTACGTCGCCGCCGGTGCGGCCGACGGCAGCTCCGAGCAGACCGACCTCGTCGGCCAGGTCGACGTCCGCGACGACCTCGCCGGCATCACGGCCCCCACCCTGGTCATCTCGACCACCGACGACCGGCTCACCTCCACCACCCTGCACCGCCACCTCGCCGAGACCATCCTCGGCGCCCACCTCGCCGAAATCGCCACCGGCCACCTGCCGATGCTGGAGCGGACCGAGGAGTGGCTGCAGCTCATCACCGACTTCCTCGACAAGCACCACGCCTGA
- a CDS encoding aldo/keto reductase, which produces MHTRTLGRGLRVSAIGLGAMGMSQSYGPNPGDRADMIAVLRGAVDRGVTFFDTAEVYGPYANEELVGEALTPVRDRVVIATKFGFRIENGASVGLDSRPQQIRAVATASLKRLRVDTIDLFYQHRVDPEVPIEDVAGTVGELVKEGKVRCFGLSEASAQTIRRAHSVHPVTAVQSEYSLWTRDPEPEVLPACAELGIGFVPFSPLGKGFLTGAVDASTSFADDDVRTSIPRFSAENRAANQVLVEHVGKLAQAKDATPGQVALAWLLAQSPSIIPIPGTRRITRIEENIGAAALPLSADELADLNELAGHVGVHGNRYNEHHMSLVDK; this is translated from the coding sequence GTGCACACACGAACGCTCGGGCGAGGCCTGCGTGTCTCGGCCATCGGTCTCGGCGCCATGGGAATGTCCCAGAGCTACGGCCCGAACCCCGGCGATCGAGCGGACATGATCGCTGTGCTCCGCGGCGCTGTCGACCGCGGGGTCACGTTTTTCGACACTGCGGAGGTCTACGGCCCCTACGCCAACGAGGAGCTCGTCGGCGAGGCCCTGACTCCGGTGCGTGACCGAGTGGTGATCGCCACGAAGTTCGGGTTCCGCATCGAGAACGGTGCCTCAGTCGGTCTCGACAGCCGGCCCCAGCAGATCCGGGCCGTCGCCACGGCCTCCCTCAAGCGGCTCAGGGTCGACACGATCGACCTGTTCTACCAGCACCGCGTAGATCCAGAGGTGCCGATCGAAGACGTCGCCGGCACGGTGGGCGAGCTCGTCAAGGAGGGCAAGGTGCGCTGCTTCGGGCTGTCAGAGGCCAGTGCCCAGACCATCCGCCGTGCTCACTCGGTCCACCCGGTGACGGCCGTGCAGAGCGAGTACTCACTGTGGACCCGCGACCCCGAACCAGAGGTGCTGCCGGCGTGTGCGGAGCTCGGTATCGGATTCGTGCCCTTCAGCCCGCTCGGCAAGGGGTTTCTGACGGGGGCGGTGGACGCGTCGACTTCGTTCGCGGACGACGACGTCCGTACGAGCATTCCGCGGTTCTCGGCCGAGAACCGCGCGGCGAACCAGGTTCTCGTCGAGCACGTTGGAAAGCTCGCGCAGGCCAAGGACGCCACACCGGGGCAGGTCGCGCTCGCCTGGCTGCTCGCGCAGAGTCCGTCGATCATTCCGATTCCCGGCACGCGACGTATCACGCGCATCGAGGAGAACATCGGCGCCGCCGCGCTGCCCCTCTCCGCCGACGAACTGGCGGACCTCAACGAACTCGCTGGTCACGTCGGGGTGCACGGAAACCGGTACAACGAGCACCACATGTCGCTGGTCGACAAGTAG
- a CDS encoding DUF2255 family protein has protein sequence MTTWTSEELDRIADADELEIAPRRGDGTLRGPVPIWVVRDGDHLYVRSFRGTDGGWWRMARATEEGHIRSGGVDKDVTFVEVADPETNDRIDTAYRTKYGRFGGAYVDPMVAARPTTLKLLPR, from the coding sequence ATGACGACATGGACGAGCGAAGAGCTCGACCGCATCGCCGACGCCGACGAGTTGGAGATCGCTCCGCGCCGCGGTGACGGCACCCTGCGGGGGCCGGTGCCGATCTGGGTCGTCCGCGACGGTGACCACCTGTACGTCCGTTCCTTCCGGGGTACGGACGGCGGCTGGTGGCGCATGGCCCGCGCCACCGAAGAGGGGCACATCCGCTCCGGCGGCGTCGACAAGGACGTCACCTTCGTCGAGGTGGCGGACCCCGAGACCAACGACCGTATCGACACCGCGTACCGCACCAAGTACGGCCGTTTCGGCGGCGCGTACGTCGATCCCATGGTGGCGGCACGCCCCACGACGCTGAAGCTGCTGCCCAGATGA
- a CDS encoding zinc-dependent alcohol dehydrogenase family protein, whose protein sequence is MRATIIHAPGDIRVENAPEPKITAPTDAVIRTVAACVCGSDLWSYRGVLPVAEPQPIGHEYVGIVEEVGSDVSSVRPGQFAIGSFVASDNTCPICQAGYHTSCRHAQWVNGCQAGYVRVPLADGTLVATPEQPGEELIPDLLALSDVMGTGWYAAKAAEVKLGSTAVVVGDGAVGLSGVIAAKELGAERIIAMSRHESRQKLALGFGATDIVTERGDEGVARVKELTNGLGADSVLECVGTQQSMQQALQSTRPGGNVCFVGMPHDVRIDGLQLFFSHVGLRGGPAPVRAYLPDLIDRVFSGRINPGRVFDLTLPLDEVAEGYKAMDERRAVKALLRP, encoded by the coding sequence ATGCGAGCAACCATCATTCACGCGCCCGGTGACATCCGGGTGGAGAACGCCCCGGAACCGAAGATCACGGCACCGACGGACGCGGTCATCCGCACCGTCGCCGCCTGCGTGTGCGGCTCCGACCTGTGGAGCTACCGGGGTGTCCTGCCGGTCGCCGAGCCGCAGCCGATCGGCCACGAGTACGTCGGCATCGTCGAGGAGGTCGGCAGCGACGTGTCGAGCGTCAGGCCGGGCCAGTTCGCCATCGGCTCCTTCGTCGCCTCCGACAACACCTGTCCGATCTGCCAGGCCGGCTACCACACCTCCTGCCGGCACGCGCAGTGGGTCAACGGCTGCCAGGCCGGGTACGTCCGCGTCCCCCTCGCCGACGGCACCTTGGTCGCCACCCCGGAGCAGCCGGGCGAGGAGCTGATTCCGGACCTGCTGGCCCTGTCCGACGTCATGGGCACCGGCTGGTACGCCGCCAAGGCGGCCGAGGTCAAGCTCGGTTCGACGGCCGTGGTCGTCGGCGACGGCGCGGTGGGCCTGTCCGGCGTCATCGCCGCGAAGGAACTGGGTGCCGAGCGGATCATCGCCATGAGCCGGCACGAGTCCCGGCAGAAGCTGGCCCTGGGGTTCGGAGCCACCGACATCGTCACCGAGCGGGGCGACGAAGGCGTCGCCCGCGTCAAGGAACTGACGAACGGCCTCGGCGCCGACTCCGTCCTCGAGTGCGTCGGCACGCAGCAGTCGATGCAGCAGGCCCTGCAGTCCACCCGCCCCGGCGGCAACGTCTGCTTCGTCGGCATGCCGCACGACGTGCGGATCGACGGCCTGCAGCTCTTCTTCTCCCACGTCGGCCTGCGCGGTGGTCCCGCCCCCGTACGCGCCTACCTTCCCGACCTGATCGACCGCGTCTTCAGCGGCCGCATCAACCCGGGCAGGGTCTTCGACCTGACCCTGCCCCTGGACGAGGTCGCCGAAGGCTACAAGGCCATGGACGAGCGCCGCGCCGTCAAGGCGCTGCTGCGTCCGTGA
- a CDS encoding SbtR family transcriptional regulator: MEQLVIQARTALTEEPDPWSAFARFLRDVLSAQGAGGPLLPLVGGRLPATDDSAGAADRLRGTLDDLVGGAHRAGVLWTDFTSADIPLLLEHLSARMPVAGERAAALHLRFLDLVLAGLRTSAPDRPTALPGPAPHWRNSENDIQGKVSSPSP, translated from the coding sequence ATGGAACAGCTCGTCATCCAGGCACGTACGGCCCTCACCGAGGAGCCCGACCCCTGGTCGGCCTTCGCCCGCTTCCTGCGGGACGTGCTGTCGGCCCAGGGGGCAGGCGGCCCGCTCCTCCCCCTGGTCGGCGGCCGGTTGCCCGCCACGGACGACAGCGCGGGCGCCGCGGACCGGCTGCGGGGCACCCTCGACGACCTGGTGGGAGGCGCGCACCGGGCAGGGGTACTTTGGACCGACTTCACCTCCGCCGACATCCCGTTGCTGCTCGAACACCTCAGCGCACGGATGCCGGTCGCCGGTGAACGTGCCGCCGCGCTCCACCTGCGGTTCCTCGACCTAGTCCTCGCCGGGCTGCGCACCTCGGCCCCCGACCGGCCCACCGCCCTGCCCGGCCCGGCCCCGCATTGGCGGAACTCAGAGAATGATATCCAGGGGAAAGTTTCTTCCCCCTCACCATGA
- a CDS encoding type 1 glutamine amidotransferase domain-containing protein, whose protein sequence is MAKILFVITASDHWTLADGTRQPAGFWAEEAIGPYQVFKEAGYEIAAATPGGVPPTADALSLTADFNGGEEGAQRMRIALREATELAHPMRIEDVDIDDYAAVFYPGGWGPMEDLPDDAASGGLLTQWLASGKPVSLVCHGPAALLATIGPNGTSPFAGYRLTGLSNAEEKLNGLADRAKWLLQDRLVGELGADYRETEPFAPHVEADRNLYTGQNPGSAVPLAQELVKALS, encoded by the coding sequence ATGGCGAAGATCCTCTTCGTGATCACCGCGTCCGACCACTGGACGCTGGCAGACGGAACCCGGCAGCCGGCCGGCTTCTGGGCCGAGGAAGCCATCGGCCCGTACCAGGTCTTCAAGGAGGCCGGATACGAGATCGCGGCGGCCACACCCGGCGGTGTGCCGCCCACAGCGGACGCGCTCAGCCTCACCGCGGATTTCAACGGCGGCGAGGAAGGCGCGCAGCGCATGCGCATCGCCCTGCGCGAGGCCACCGAGCTGGCGCACCCGATGCGCATCGAGGACGTGGACATCGACGACTACGCGGCCGTCTTCTACCCCGGCGGCTGGGGCCCGATGGAGGACCTGCCCGACGACGCCGCCTCCGGCGGGCTGCTCACCCAGTGGCTCGCCTCGGGCAAGCCGGTGTCGCTGGTGTGCCACGGCCCCGCGGCGCTGCTGGCCACCATCGGCCCCAACGGGACGTCCCCGTTCGCCGGCTACCGCCTGACCGGGCTCTCCAACGCCGAGGAGAAGCTGAACGGCCTCGCGGACCGCGCGAAGTGGCTGCTGCAGGACCGTCTCGTGGGCGAACTCGGAGCGGACTATCGCGAGACCGAGCCGTTCGCCCCGCACGTCGAGGCCGACCGCAACCTGTACACCGGCCAGAACCCGGGCTCGGCGGTCCCGCTGGCCCAGGAGCTCGTCAAGGCCCTGAGCTGA
- a CDS encoding helix-turn-helix domain-containing protein, translating to MNRSPHLNELGEFLKARRAELSPSEVGLRGGQRRRVSGLRREEVALLASISTEYYTRIEQGRLQASAPLLNEIAQALRLNDDQRTYLFDLAAKERVRPPASDGRQQVDTQLQRMLDDLAASPAFVIGRRTDILGWNQLAAALWADFGCYPEQERVFVRLLFTEPWMRELYADWEEVTRLAIAQLRMESARYPGDQRLTALVEELSARDEQFREWWTAHDVAMRGKGVKKLRHPVVGELTLDWNTLTCGTDPDQHIIVWNAEPGSPSHDGLRLLASWAADQKRTASDTVA from the coding sequence ATGAATCGCAGCCCTCATCTGAACGAGCTGGGTGAGTTCCTCAAGGCCCGCCGTGCCGAGCTCAGTCCTTCCGAGGTCGGACTCCGCGGCGGGCAACGGCGGCGTGTGAGTGGTCTGCGTCGTGAGGAGGTTGCCCTTCTCGCGTCGATCAGCACCGAGTACTACACGCGGATCGAGCAGGGACGTCTCCAGGCTTCGGCTCCCCTCCTGAACGAAATCGCCCAGGCGCTCCGTCTGAACGACGACCAGCGCACCTACCTCTTCGACCTCGCGGCGAAAGAGCGGGTGCGCCCGCCTGCGTCAGACGGCCGCCAGCAGGTGGACACGCAGTTGCAGCGCATGCTGGACGATCTCGCCGCCTCCCCGGCCTTCGTCATCGGCCGGCGTACCGACATCCTGGGCTGGAACCAGCTCGCCGCCGCCCTCTGGGCCGATTTCGGGTGCTACCCGGAGCAGGAGCGCGTGTTCGTCCGGCTGCTGTTCACCGAACCCTGGATGCGCGAGCTGTATGCCGACTGGGAGGAGGTCACCCGGCTGGCCATCGCCCAACTCCGTATGGAGAGCGCGCGCTACCCCGGCGACCAGCGCCTCACGGCTCTGGTCGAGGAGCTCTCCGCCCGTGACGAGCAGTTCCGGGAGTGGTGGACGGCGCACGACGTCGCGATGCGGGGCAAGGGGGTCAAGAAGCTCCGTCACCCGGTGGTGGGCGAGCTGACACTCGACTGGAACACGCTCACCTGTGGCACGGACCCCGACCAGCACATCATCGTGTGGAACGCCGAACCCGGTTCCCCGTCCCACGACGGACTGCGCCTCCTGGCCTCCTGGGCCGCGGACCAGAAGCGGACGGCGTCCGACACCGTCGCGTAG